One segment of Pseudomonadota bacterium DNA contains the following:
- a CDS encoding alpha/beta hydrolase produces MRSNEAKNCSTASGNTRYFDIGQGRPLILMHGFPDTPHTFEASVTAFGQAGYRCLIPYMPGYGGSDLPGGDDASLLSMAQQLDDWLAQVVPGESVALCGHDWGSILAQTLAGIHRQRETNPYHIDRVILAAVPPLRRFVRNINIRQIVRSRYMYYFQLPGVTRRIRQGDLAYIRTLWRRWSPGLPADHPQIERVAQQLQEPMILEQAVAYYRFLLNPAKLFFQSQWRAQFRILFSRKPLPALIIVGEQDDCIGPEMYVGGARDFPHPLSREVVLSQAGHFLHLEQPAAFHRAVLEFLEASPDAA; encoded by the coding sequence GTGCGTAGCAACGAAGCCAAAAACTGCTCCACAGCATCGGGAAATACTCGCTATTTTGACATCGGCCAAGGTCGGCCGCTGATCCTGATGCATGGGTTCCCAGACACGCCCCATACTTTCGAGGCATCTGTCACAGCTTTCGGGCAGGCCGGCTATCGCTGCCTGATCCCGTACATGCCCGGCTACGGCGGTTCCGATCTCCCGGGAGGGGATGACGCTTCACTGCTGTCGATGGCCCAACAACTGGACGATTGGCTCGCCCAGGTTGTGCCGGGGGAATCGGTCGCGCTCTGCGGTCATGACTGGGGCTCGATCCTGGCGCAAACCCTGGCGGGCATCCATCGACAACGTGAGACGAATCCGTACCACATTGATCGCGTGATCCTGGCGGCCGTTCCGCCGCTGCGACGCTTCGTCAGGAACATCAATATCCGCCAGATCGTGCGGTCGCGATACATGTATTATTTTCAGTTGCCCGGGGTCACCCGTCGTATTCGTCAAGGCGACCTCGCCTATATCCGAACGCTTTGGCGACGATGGTCACCCGGTCTCCCTGCGGACCACCCTCAAATCGAGCGCGTCGCCCAACAGCTCCAGGAACCGATGATCCTGGAGCAAGCAGTCGCCTACTACCGCTTTTTGCTGAATCCGGCGAAACTCTTTTTTCAATCTCAATGGCGCGCTCAGTTCCGGATTCTTTTTTCCCGTAAGCCGTTGCCGGCATTGATTATCGTCGGCGAACAGGACGATTGTATCGGCCCGGAAATGTATGTTGGGGGGGCACGGGATTTCCCTCATCCGCTCAGCCGCGAAGTGGTGCTGAGCCAGGCCGGGCATTTCTTGCATCTGGAACAACCGGCGGCCTTTCATCGCGCCGTACTCGAGTTCTTGGAGGCCTCGCCCGATGCAGCATGA
- the lgt gene encoding prolipoprotein diacylglyceryl transferase, with protein MLSYPQIDPVAIQIGPLSVRWYGLMYVIGFLAGWWLGRYRARRSDSPFTPEQVGDLVTWVALGVIIGGRLGYVLFYDFQRLLSDPSIIIRIWEGGMSFHGGLIGVLIAAIWFSRVAGVRFFQTTDFVAPLVPIGLGFGRIGNFINAELWGRPTDLPWGMVFPMAGPEPRHPSQLYEAGLEGLVLFVVLWWYSAKPRPMMAVSGLFLILYGFFRFMVEFAREPDAHLGFLWGQWLTMGQLLSAPMIAAGCIFMIVAYARARSGVASTS; from the coding sequence ATGTTGTCCTATCCGCAAATTGATCCCGTCGCCATTCAAATCGGCCCGCTGTCCGTACGATGGTATGGGTTAATGTATGTTATCGGTTTCCTGGCCGGTTGGTGGTTGGGTCGATATCGTGCCCGCCGTTCCGATAGCCCTTTCACTCCCGAGCAGGTGGGGGATCTGGTCACCTGGGTGGCACTGGGGGTCATCATCGGTGGCCGGCTAGGTTATGTGTTGTTTTACGATTTCCAGCGTCTGCTTTCCGATCCATCGATCATTATCCGCATCTGGGAAGGCGGTATGTCCTTTCACGGTGGGCTCATTGGCGTGTTGATCGCTGCGATCTGGTTTTCCCGTGTCGCCGGGGTGAGATTTTTCCAGACCACCGATTTCGTGGCCCCCCTGGTACCTATCGGACTGGGATTCGGCCGGATCGGCAACTTTATCAATGCGGAGCTATGGGGTCGTCCCACCGATCTGCCGTGGGGTATGGTTTTTCCCATGGCCGGACCGGAACCCCGCCATCCGTCGCAGCTTTACGAGGCCGGTTTAGAAGGACTGGTCTTATTCGTGGTGCTTTGGTGGTACTCGGCCAAGCCGCGTCCGATGATGGCTGTCTCCGGTCTGTTTCTCATCTTGTACGGTTTTTTCCGTTTCATGGTGGAGTTCGCGCGCGAACCTGATGCCCATTTGGGGTTTTTATGGGGGCAGTGGCTCACCATGGGTCAGCTACTCAGCGCGCCCATGATCGCCGCGGGGTGCATCTTTATGATCGTGGCCTATGCCCGGGCCCGCTCAGGTGTCGCGTCAACCTCGTAG
- a CDS encoding thymidylate synthase — MQQYLELLKHVRRHGTRKTDRTGTGTLSVFGYQMRFDLSAGFPAVTTKKLHFKSIIHELIWFIRGDTNIGYLRDNGVTIWDEWADENGDLGPIYGHQWRSWPTPDGRHIDQLAEVVRDIQNTPDSRRLLVSAWNVADLDRMALQPCHTLFQFYVADGRLSCQLYQRSADLFLGVPFNIASYALLTMMVAQVCELAPGEFVHTFGDAHIYLNHLEQVDTQLQREPLPLPQMRINPAVTNLSDFCFEDFELVDYQSHPAIKAPVAV, encoded by the coding sequence ATGCAGCAGTATTTGGAACTGTTGAAACATGTGCGCCGTCACGGTACTCGCAAGACGGATCGCACCGGTACCGGAACGCTCAGTGTTTTCGGATACCAAATGCGCTTTGATTTGTCGGCCGGATTTCCCGCGGTTACGACCAAAAAACTTCATTTCAAATCCATCATTCACGAACTGATCTGGTTTATTCGTGGTGACACCAATATCGGCTATCTCCGCGACAACGGGGTGACGATCTGGGACGAATGGGCAGATGAAAACGGCGATTTGGGGCCGATCTACGGCCATCAATGGCGGTCGTGGCCGACCCCCGACGGTCGCCATATCGACCAGTTGGCCGAGGTGGTGCGCGACATTCAGAACACCCCGGATTCTCGACGCTTGTTGGTCAGTGCCTGGAACGTGGCCGATCTTGACCGCATGGCGCTTCAGCCTTGCCACACGCTGTTTCAGTTTTATGTGGCCGATGGCCGTTTGTCATGCCAGCTCTATCAGCGCAGCGCCGACCTGTTCCTCGGTGTGCCGTTCAACATTGCATCGTATGCCCTGTTGACGATGATGGTGGCGCAGGTCTGTGAACTCGCGCCGGGCGAGTTCGTCCACACCTTTGGGGATGCGCACATTTATCTCAACCATCTCGAGCAGGTCGATACCCAGTTGCAGCGTGAGCCGTTGCCGTTGCCGCAAATGCGCATCAACCCAGCGGTGACCAACCTATCGGATTTTTGTTTTGAAGACTTCGAACTGGTGGATTACCAATCTCACCCGGCCATCAAAGCGCCTGTGGCGGTTTGA
- a CDS encoding dihydrofolate reductase produces MHVALVVAMDRQRGIGREGALPWHLPADLAYFKRVTMGKPIIMGRRTYESIGRPLPGRLNVVLTRNPAYTAPGCEVVATPEAALACAAQSGTEEAMVIGGAAVYQAFLGRADRLYVTEVATEVVADTRFPAIDREQWQEIQRTDRAADDRNPFALSFVVFERRSAQKD; encoded by the coding sequence GTGCATGTAGCGTTGGTGGTGGCCATGGACCGGCAGCGGGGCATCGGCCGGGAGGGTGCATTGCCCTGGCACTTGCCCGCGGATTTGGCCTATTTCAAGCGGGTGACGATGGGCAAACCCATCATCATGGGGCGGCGCACCTATGAATCCATCGGTCGCCCCTTGCCCGGGCGGCTCAACGTCGTGCTGACCCGTAACCCCGCCTATACCGCACCCGGCTGTGAGGTGGTTGCCACACCGGAGGCGGCCCTCGCCTGTGCGGCCCAAAGCGGTACGGAGGAAGCCATGGTGATCGGTGGCGCGGCTGTCTACCAGGCATTTCTCGGTCGGGCCGACCGTCTTTACGTCACCGAGGTCGCGACCGAAGTCGTGGCTGACACGCGGTTCCCGGCCATCGACCGCGAGCAATGGCAGGAAATCCAACGAACGGACCGCGCTGCGGACGATCGCAATCCTTTCGCCCTGTCCTTCGTGGTGTTCGAGCGACGCTCCGCTCAAAAAGATTAA
- a CDS encoding symmetrical bis(5'-nucleosyl)-tetraphosphatase, translated as MAVYAIGDIQGCFDELQALLDRVTFDPSVDRIWLTGDLVNRGPQSLETLRFVKALGDSAITVLGNHDLHLLALDQGFGGDKENPTLRPILDAPDRAELMTWLRYRPLLHHDAELGFTMVHAGLPPAWDLPTAMACAAEVERVLRSDGAPKFLRKMYGNKPKQWRSDLSGTSRLRYITNAFTRMRFVDPNGRLDLRYKGAPGTQPSELVPWFQIPNRRSRDLKIVFGHWSTLGTVDAPGVYALDTGCLWGGELTALRLDSDTSPPPATCIRCQAKQPPGDD; from the coding sequence ATGGCCGTTTACGCGATAGGCGATATACAAGGTTGTTTCGACGAGCTCCAAGCATTGTTGGACCGCGTGACCTTCGACCCTTCGGTCGATCGGATCTGGTTAACCGGGGATCTGGTCAACCGAGGCCCCCAGTCCCTTGAAACACTCCGTTTTGTCAAAGCCCTGGGTGATTCGGCAATCACGGTGCTTGGAAACCACGATCTCCATCTGCTGGCGCTGGATCAAGGCTTCGGCGGGGACAAGGAAAACCCGACCTTACGCCCTATCCTCGATGCCCCCGACCGAGCGGAGTTGATGACTTGGCTCCGTTATCGCCCGTTATTGCATCACGACGCCGAACTCGGTTTCACGATGGTCCATGCCGGCTTGCCCCCGGCGTGGGATTTGCCCACGGCCATGGCGTGTGCGGCGGAAGTCGAGCGGGTCCTGCGCTCAGACGGCGCCCCAAAATTCTTGCGAAAAATGTACGGAAACAAGCCGAAACAGTGGCGTTCCGATCTTAGCGGCACCTCGCGGTTGCGCTACATTACCAATGCGTTTACCCGCATGCGATTCGTAGACCCGAATGGACGTCTGGACCTGCGCTACAAGGGCGCACCGGGCACTCAACCTTCCGAATTGGTGCCGTGGTTTCAAATTCCGAACCGACGAAGCCGGGATCTGAAGATTGTATTCGGACACTGGTCGACCTTGGGTACGGTTGATGCCCCCGGCGTTTATGCCCTGGATACGGGATGCCTGTGGGGCGGGGAACTGACCGCCTTGCGCCTGGACTCGGATACCAGCCCACCGCCGGCGACCTGCATCCGCTGCCAAGCGAAACAACCCCCTGGGGACGACTGA
- a CDS encoding universal stress protein yields MMSAYSHILLALDMSPDSLAVGKRAAALARRCGARLTLLHVTEYLLTDPAAESLLPDVGLPPAELLEAEQSRLRDMAQAIGFAEANCLIRLGSVKQQLIETARELAADLIVIGRHERHGLAVLFGHTEDAVLHGAPCDVLAVLPTTHRPV; encoded by the coding sequence ATGATGAGCGCCTACTCACATATCCTGCTGGCACTGGATATGTCACCCGACAGCCTGGCTGTCGGCAAACGAGCAGCCGCGTTGGCCAGACGCTGCGGTGCCCGACTGACTTTGCTCCATGTCACCGAGTATTTGCTCACCGATCCCGCCGCCGAATCTCTGCTGCCGGACGTCGGCCTGCCGCCGGCTGAGCTTCTGGAAGCGGAACAATCGCGCTTACGGGACATGGCCCAAGCCATAGGATTTGCCGAAGCGAATTGCCTGATACGGCTCGGCAGCGTGAAACAGCAACTCATTGAAACGGCGAGAGAACTGGCGGCAGATCTGATCGTCATCGGCCGGCACGAACGACATGGCCTGGCCGTATTGTTCGGCCACACGGAAGATGCCGTACTACACGGTGCGCCCTGTGATGTCTTGGCGGTGTTGCCGACCACGCATCGACCCGTCTAA
- the rsmA gene encoding 16S rRNA (adenine(1518)-N(6)/adenine(1519)-N(6))-dimethyltransferase RsmA, with protein MNRPRKRFGQNFLHDAAVIERIVRAINPRPDQAAVEIGPGRAAITVPLLAAFGELDVIEIDRDLVAALRNRFPPGSKLRVHENDALRFDFRELAKERGQKLRVIGNLPYNISTPLLFHLLDQADAIEDMHLMLQKEVVDRMAARTGQKAYGRLTVMLAQCCRVESLFTVGPGAFKPPPKVESAVVRVIPLEPPPLSVRDHERFARIVNQAFSQRRKTLRNAVKGLASEAMIEAAGLKPTVRPEQVTPEQFAQLADIAVP; from the coding sequence ATGAACCGACCACGCAAACGATTCGGACAGAATTTCCTGCATGATGCCGCGGTCATCGAACGCATCGTTCGTGCGATTAACCCAAGGCCAGACCAGGCCGCGGTAGAGATCGGCCCAGGACGCGCGGCCATCACCGTGCCGCTGCTGGCCGCCTTCGGCGAACTGGACGTCATTGAAATCGATCGGGATCTGGTCGCCGCCTTAAGAAACCGTTTCCCGCCTGGCTCCAAACTGCGCGTCCATGAAAACGACGCCCTGCGCTTCGATTTCCGCGAGCTGGCGAAAGAACGAGGCCAAAAGCTGCGCGTGATCGGCAACTTGCCCTACAACATTTCCACCCCACTGCTTTTTCACTTGCTCGATCAGGCCGATGCCATCGAGGACATGCACTTGATGTTGCAAAAAGAAGTGGTCGACCGAATGGCAGCTCGCACGGGCCAGAAGGCTTACGGACGGCTGACGGTCATGTTGGCTCAGTGCTGCCGGGTGGAATCGCTGTTCACCGTGGGACCGGGGGCGTTCAAGCCGCCGCCGAAGGTGGAATCGGCGGTCGTCCGGGTGATCCCGCTGGAGCCACCGCCGCTTTCGGTACGCGATCATGAGCGATTTGCGCGAATCGTCAACCAGGCGTTCTCACAGCGGCGCAAAACCCTGCGTAATGCGGTCAAAGGCTTGGCATCGGAAGCCATGATCGAAGCCGCGGGGCTGAAACCGACCGTTCGCCCTGAACAAGTCACCCCCGAACAGTTTGCGCAGCTGGCAGATATCGCCGTACCCTGA
- the pdxA gene encoding 4-hydroxythreonine-4-phosphate dehydrogenase PdxA, translated as MNGSPTRTPRIVLTPGEPAGIGPDLCVLLAQDHPPCDIAVVADPALLGERADQLGLPLQIRELKDHEQSGPSAAGCLDVIPVPLKNTTVAGCLDPNNAPYVLATLERAVTGCLSGEFDAMVTGPVQKSVINAAGIPFSGHTEWLAQRTGAPLPVMMLTCPGLRVALVTTHLPLKDVPKAITPERLRTTVEILHRELQSKYHLDQPRILVCGLNPHAGEDGHLGDEEIRVIRPVIQQLAAEGLNVFGPMPADTAFTPPQLEKCDVVLAMYHDQGLTVLKHKGFGDAVNVTLGLPLIRTSVDHGTALDLAGTGGIDPGSLRAAVAEAVRCAQGRLPA; from the coding sequence TTGAACGGTTCGCCGACCCGCACGCCACGGATTGTCTTAACTCCTGGGGAGCCAGCAGGTATCGGGCCGGATCTGTGCGTCTTGCTGGCCCAGGACCATCCGCCGTGCGACATCGCGGTCGTGGCAGATCCGGCGCTACTCGGCGAACGAGCCGACCAACTGGGGTTGCCGCTGCAAATCCGCGAACTCAAAGACCATGAACAATCTGGCCCTTCAGCCGCGGGATGTCTTGATGTCATCCCGGTGCCGCTGAAAAACACAACCGTGGCGGGATGTCTCGACCCGAACAACGCGCCTTACGTACTCGCCACACTCGAGCGGGCGGTGACCGGCTGCCTGTCCGGGGAATTCGACGCCATGGTCACCGGGCCGGTACAAAAATCGGTGATCAACGCCGCCGGCATCCCTTTCAGCGGCCATACCGAATGGCTGGCCCAACGGACCGGCGCCCCGCTTCCGGTAATGATGCTCACCTGCCCCGGCTTACGCGTGGCCTTGGTCACCACGCACCTGCCGTTAAAGGACGTTCCCAAGGCCATCACTCCGGAACGTCTGCGCACCACGGTCGAGATTCTTCATCGGGAACTGCAAAGCAAATACCATCTCGACCAACCACGTATTTTGGTCTGCGGGCTCAATCCCCACGCTGGCGAAGACGGGCATCTGGGCGATGAGGAAATCCGGGTGATCCGACCGGTGATCCAACAGCTCGCCGCGGAAGGGTTGAACGTGTTCGGGCCCATGCCCGCCGACACGGCCTTCACGCCTCCGCAGCTGGAAAAATGCGATGTGGTCTTGGCCATGTACCACGACCAAGGCCTGACGGTCTTGAAGCACAAAGGCTTCGGGGATGCGGTAAACGTCACCCTCGGGCTGCCGTTGATCCGCACCTCGGTGGACCACGGCACCGCCCTCGACTTGGCCGGCACCGGCGGAATTGACCCCGGTAGCCTGCGGGCGGCCGTTGCCGAAGCCGTCCGCTGCGCCCAGGGACGCTTGCCCGCATGA
- a CDS encoding peptidylprolyl isomerase: MTKHIMGLMFALTIVGGTLSPAMAAPRVLDRVVAVVNDDVILASELDDQVRVVVSRLREVNARIPPQADLERQVLERMIAAEVQVQLAQKTGIQVTEENLNNAISGIARRNGMGLDQFVLALEADGMNYADFREGIRREISMEQLRQRDVARRIAVTDREIDNLLENERLRGAEADIEVRLQHILIAAPERATPEQLKSRREEADRLHTELMDGADFTQVALSYSDGQNALQGGDLGWRRANQLPRFFMDAVDSLAVGDITEVLRSPNGFHILKLADRRGSTQTRIEETRSRHILIQTNALTSDSQARIQLGQLREQISSGADFAALAEQHSDDASSASRGGELGWLPPGVVVPEFQQAMDLLNPGEISPPFRSQFGWHIVQVLERRERDTTEESQRLRARQIIFQRKLEEETANWARQLRDEAYVEIRLNPADQS; encoded by the coding sequence ATGACTAAGCACATCATGGGCCTTATGTTCGCTTTGACGATCGTTGGAGGCACCCTCTCGCCCGCAATGGCTGCACCGCGGGTGCTCGACCGGGTCGTGGCCGTGGTCAACGATGACGTCATCCTGGCCAGCGAACTGGATGATCAAGTTCGAGTAGTGGTCAGCCGCTTGCGCGAAGTCAACGCCCGTATCCCGCCGCAGGCCGACCTGGAACGCCAAGTGCTCGAGCGCATGATTGCCGCCGAAGTGCAAGTCCAGCTGGCACAAAAAACCGGCATTCAGGTCACCGAAGAGAACTTGAACAACGCCATCAGCGGCATTGCCCGCCGCAACGGCATGGGCCTGGATCAGTTCGTTCTGGCCCTGGAGGCCGATGGTATGAACTACGCTGATTTTCGCGAAGGTATCCGGCGTGAAATCAGCATGGAACAGCTGCGGCAGCGGGATGTGGCGCGACGCATCGCCGTGACCGATCGCGAAATCGACAATCTGCTGGAGAACGAGCGGCTCCGTGGTGCGGAAGCCGATATCGAAGTGCGTCTCCAGCACATTCTCATCGCCGCCCCCGAGCGCGCCACGCCCGAACAACTGAAATCCCGTCGGGAAGAAGCGGACCGGCTCCACACCGAGCTGATGGACGGTGCCGATTTCACCCAGGTCGCACTGAGCTACTCCGATGGACAAAACGCTCTGCAAGGAGGCGATTTAGGTTGGCGGCGTGCCAACCAGCTGCCCCGCTTCTTTATGGACGCCGTGGACTCTTTGGCCGTCGGCGATATTACTGAAGTGCTGCGCAGCCCGAACGGATTTCACATCCTGAAGCTCGCCGACCGCCGGGGCAGCACCCAGACCCGCATCGAAGAAACCCGCTCGCGGCACATTCTGATTCAAACCAACGCACTGACCAGTGACAGCCAAGCCAGAATCCAGTTGGGGCAACTGAGAGAACAAATCTCAAGCGGCGCCGATTTCGCCGCGTTGGCGGAACAACACTCGGATGATGCGTCCTCCGCGTCCCGCGGGGGTGAGTTGGGCTGGTTGCCGCCCGGGGTGGTGGTTCCCGAATTTCAACAGGCCATGGACCTTCTGAATCCGGGAGAAATCAGCCCGCCGTTCCGCTCCCAATTCGGCTGGCATATCGTGCAGGTGCTCGAGCGGCGGGAGCGCGACACCACCGAAGAAAGTCAGCGGCTACGCGCCCGACAGATCATCTTTCAGCGCAAATTGGAAGAGGAAACTGCCAACTGGGCCCGGCAGTTGCGGGATGAAGCCTACGTGGAAATCCGCCTGAACCCCGCCGATCAAAGTTGA
- the lptD gene encoding LPS assembly protein LptD: MKRRGHLLLLAWLIFSPPAGAEPLAWCGTTNPLESQHLGLPPADPDLTRIQAFAGQIDMENEGLGLLTGDVLIQRGDRFLRTEQLYVDLEHDLIETSESLSYLGEFLDVQAQSAKLHPSSGAGQFTDTAFYIRPRSGRGTAVRIELEERGAIGLESATFTTCAVDDEAWYLRAGELSLDPDSGRGQAWGTSLWFQGWPILYSPYLQFPISDRRMSGFLAPRLGNSDDTGFDLALPWYWNIAPNQDATFTPRVMSKRGAQLQTEYRYLSHWGRGMIYNEYLPDDRDFGDDRTLWAFRHQARPARDWYADINLTEVSDVQYQEDLGNGLRDTSSRYLNRRASAGYAGPQWDLLLRAQDFQLVDPDLVNQPEPYQRLPQLLLRTRQPVSLIGPVAWDLYAEATGFEGEDQLTGDRADVELGLQIPWDRGGYFVIPRAAYRYTAYALDQATEDNGDQHPDRGVPSASLDTGVRLERERTLVGKSFIQTLEPRAFFLWVPERSQDELPLFDTRAGEFDFVRLFDTNRYIGADRIGDTAQVSTALSSRWIDARSGRTELAARIGQIYYFEDREVALANETNLDRSYSNVLAELEAGQDRQIGGYFQLEWNPDADRLTRQLAQIRYHPDDERVLNLGYRLRRDTQQPLEQVDLSFAWPVAPQWRVVGRWNYSLRGDQNLETLAGVEYQSCCWALRVAAREYVRGEDGKTNAGVYLQLELKGLGALGNDIDELLNRSISGYGTND; this comes from the coding sequence ATGAAACGCCGCGGCCACCTGCTGTTGCTCGCCTGGTTGATATTTAGCCCGCCGGCGGGCGCCGAACCTCTCGCCTGGTGCGGCACCACCAACCCCTTGGAAAGTCAGCACCTTGGCCTGCCCCCAGCCGATCCGGATCTGACGCGCATTCAGGCGTTTGCCGGCCAGATCGACATGGAAAACGAAGGGCTGGGCCTTTTGACCGGCGATGTACTCATCCAGCGTGGCGACCGTTTCCTGCGCACGGAACAGCTCTACGTCGATCTGGAACATGACCTCATCGAAACCTCAGAATCGCTGAGCTACTTGGGAGAATTTCTAGACGTCCAAGCGCAATCGGCCAAACTCCACCCCAGCTCAGGGGCGGGGCAGTTCACGGATACGGCCTTTTATATCAGGCCGCGGTCAGGACGCGGCACGGCGGTACGGATCGAGCTCGAAGAGCGCGGCGCCATCGGATTGGAAAGCGCCACCTTCACCACCTGCGCAGTGGACGACGAAGCCTGGTATTTGCGGGCCGGCGAGCTGTCTCTCGACCCGGATTCCGGTCGCGGTCAAGCGTGGGGTACCAGCCTCTGGTTTCAAGGCTGGCCGATTCTCTACAGCCCCTATCTACAGTTTCCCATCAGCGATCGTCGAATGAGCGGTTTCCTTGCCCCCAGGCTGGGCAACTCCGACGATACCGGTTTCGATTTAGCCCTGCCGTGGTACTGGAATATCGCACCCAACCAGGATGCCACCTTCACACCCCGCGTCATGAGCAAACGAGGCGCTCAGTTGCAGACGGAATATCGCTATCTGAGCCATTGGGGTCGGGGGATGATCTACAACGAGTATCTCCCGGATGATCGAGATTTCGGCGACGACCGCACGCTGTGGGCTTTTCGCCACCAAGCCCGACCGGCGCGCGACTGGTACGCGGATATCAATCTCACCGAAGTGAGCGACGTACAATACCAGGAAGATCTCGGCAACGGCCTTCGGGACACCAGCTCGCGTTATCTCAATCGCCGGGCCAGCGCCGGCTACGCCGGACCGCAATGGGATCTCTTGCTGCGTGCCCAGGATTTTCAGTTGGTGGATCCGGATTTGGTCAACCAACCCGAGCCCTATCAACGGCTACCCCAGTTGCTGCTGCGAACCCGCCAGCCGGTTTCGCTCATCGGACCGGTAGCCTGGGATCTGTATGCCGAGGCCACCGGGTTCGAAGGCGAAGACCAACTGACGGGCGATCGCGCCGATGTGGAACTCGGCCTTCAGATCCCCTGGGACCGCGGCGGATACTTCGTCATACCGCGGGCGGCCTACCGCTATACCGCTTACGCCTTAGACCAAGCCACCGAAGACAATGGCGATCAACATCCCGATCGGGGCGTACCCAGCGCCAGCCTGGATACCGGCGTGCGCCTGGAACGCGAACGGACCCTTGTCGGCAAATCCTTCATCCAGACCCTGGAGCCGCGGGCTTTCTTCCTATGGGTGCCCGAACGCTCCCAAGACGAGCTGCCCCTGTTCGATACCCGCGCCGGCGAATTCGATTTTGTGCGGCTGTTCGACACCAATCGCTACATCGGTGCCGATCGCATCGGGGACACAGCGCAAGTGAGCACCGCGCTTAGCAGCCGATGGATCGATGCGCGTTCCGGCCGAACCGAGCTGGCGGCCCGTATTGGCCAGATCTACTACTTCGAGGACCGCGAAGTGGCACTGGCGAACGAAACGAATTTGGACCGGTCCTACTCCAACGTGCTGGCCGAATTGGAGGCCGGACAAGACCGACAGATTGGCGGCTACTTTCAGTTAGAATGGAACCCCGATGCCGACCGCCTGACCCGGCAGTTGGCGCAAATTCGTTACCACCCGGACGATGAACGGGTGCTGAATCTGGGCTACCGACTGCGGCGAGATACCCAACAACCACTGGAACAGGTCGATTTGAGTTTCGCCTGGCCCGTGGCCCCGCAATGGCGGGTGGTGGGCCGCTGGAACTACTCGCTGCGTGGTGATCAAAACCTGGAAACGCTAGCCGGCGTGGAGTACCAGAGTTGCTGCTGGGCGCTACGCGTGGCGGCGCGAGAATATGTTCGGGGTGAGGACGGCAAGACCAACGCCGGCGTCTATTTACAACTCGAGCTCAAGGGCCTGGGCGCGCTGGGCAACGATATCGACGAGCTCCTTAATCGAAGTATTTCAGGCTATGGAACGAATGACTAA
- a CDS encoding phosphotransferase, with protein sequence MTPREQARAVWLSSTLGGEPERVEALPVDASFRRYFRVWRGGVSRIVMDAPPDRENAEPFVHVAGLMRRAGVHVPEVLAYQAERGFLLLTDLGSQSYLDVIDETNADGLFADALEALVRWQGATRAGALPPYDAELLGRELDLFPTWYVERHCAVQWSEAEWVRWSRIRQDLIDSAVSQPQVFVHRDYMPRNLMISEPNPGVIDFQDAVIGPVTYDVVSLFRDAFLSWDDAHVSRWFEDYWQRARLAGIALPAEFGAFRRAADWMGVQRHLKVLGIFARLKYRDGKDRYLGEAPRFIAYLRRAIACYGELAPLGGLLDGLSPTAGETVRD encoded by the coding sequence ATGACACCGCGCGAACAGGCGCGGGCCGTGTGGTTGTCGAGCACCCTGGGCGGTGAGCCCGAGCGTGTGGAAGCCTTGCCGGTGGATGCCAGTTTTCGCCGCTATTTTCGGGTTTGGCGAGGTGGCGTCAGCCGAATTGTGATGGACGCGCCGCCGGATCGGGAGAACGCCGAGCCGTTCGTGCATGTGGCGGGTTTGATGCGCCGCGCCGGTGTTCACGTGCCGGAGGTGTTGGCTTACCAGGCCGAGCGGGGCTTTTTGCTGCTCACGGATCTTGGCAGCCAAAGCTATCTTGATGTAATCGACGAAACCAACGCTGACGGCTTGTTTGCCGATGCCCTGGAAGCGTTGGTGCGCTGGCAAGGCGCGACCCGCGCCGGCGCGCTACCGCCTTATGATGCGGAACTGTTGGGTCGTGAGCTGGATTTGTTTCCCACCTGGTATGTGGAGCGTCATTGCGCCGTGCAATGGTCCGAGGCCGAGTGGGTGCGGTGGTCTCGAATTCGTCAAGATCTGATCGATAGCGCCGTATCGCAACCGCAGGTTTTTGTTCACCGAGACTACATGCCCCGCAACCTGATGATCAGTGAGCCCAATCCCGGCGTGATCGATTTTCAAGACGCCGTGATCGGACCGGTCACCTACGATGTGGTGTCACTGTTTCGGGATGCGTTCCTCTCCTGGGACGATGCGCACGTTTCGCGATGGTTCGAAGACTACTGGCAAAGGGCCCGTCTGGCGGGCATCGCGCTTCCGGCGGAGTTCGGCGCATTCCGGCGGGCGGCGGATTGGATGGGGGTCCAGCGGCACCTCAAGGTGCTGGGGATTTTCGCCCGGCTGAAGTATCGCGACGGCAAAGACCGGTACCTCGGTGAAGCGCCCCGTTTTATCGCCTATTTACGACGGGCCATCGCCTGTTACGGTGAGCTGGCGCCGTTGGGCGGTCTGCTGGACGGTCTATCGCCCACGGCCGGCGAGACCGTGCGGGACTGA